The genomic window TTGGCACCCTTCCGGGATTTCACCTTCGTCAGTGCCCAGGCCGTGAAGGCCCTTGCCCCGCCCGACATATTGATGAATGCAGTCATGATGCCGAGCAGACTGAGGAAGATGAGGATGAAGGCATTCCACGTATTGATGGCGCCCCCATCGACGAAGATGATTGCGAAGCTGTTCCATATCATCCGCAATGTCTCCATTATATCCGCACCCGCAACGACAAACGCCGAAGTGAGGATGCCGACACCGAGGCTGATGCCCACTTTGCGCGTCAGCACCACAAGCAGCAGCGTAAGGAGCGGCGGGATGAGGGAGATGTACTCCCAGTTCAATATACTTTCCATATATATCCTCCTGAAAAAACTATTTAGATCATAAAAAAGACGTCACAGCAGCATTACAGAATCAGCCACCGTGACGTCAATCACCAATATGTAGCGCATCATCGTAATGACAGTATCAGGACTCTTCGACCTGATCCCAGGATGTCACCCCGCCGGATGCACCCTTCGGCAACTGCCCCTTTCCAGGAGTTCAAAGCATGCCTGCTCCCTCCTGTACTCATGGCCGTTGCGACCTCTACTTTCCGTTCTTCAATTGTCATAGAATATTATAGCATAAACTGCATACTTTTCAACTATAATTCCGTGCGGTACATCTTGACGATTTCCCTCAGGAACTCGGGCATCTTATAGACCTTCTTCGAATATCTGAACTGCGGGAATATCCTGCCGAATGTATACATGTCCAGTGTGCCGAGCTTATAGTGCCGGCGGTCATCGATCCGTTCACCATTGATGTAGTATTCGCGTTCCGACTGGATATAGCCGATATTGTCCGTGACGAAGCAGCCGAATATATCACCGCGGAAGCCGAGCCCCCGGATGATGTCATCCTTGAACTCATGCTTCGACGCCTGATTGAACACTTCCTTCAGCTCACGTCCGGTCAATTCGATCTGGACCGTGTTGATCGCGTGCGGCAGCACCTTATGCAGATCATATTCCGTCAAGGTCCCGCCCTCGAAGGACTTCGCAATGAGCCCCGTATGGAGCAGGCTCGCATCACTGTCCGTGAACAGCCTGAGCATGCGGGCCAATGCCATGATGAACCGGCTGGTGGAATAGAGGGTCCGTTCGATCGGCGGCGCCTCTTCCTTGACGACCGTCGACATCATGTCCCGGCCGATTTCATAATAATGGTCGTCACTGCTCGACAGCAGATCGGTGTCGTAGAGCCGGGCATGCTTGCGGATGAGTGTGCGCCCTTCAAACTCCAGCGTCACCTCCCCCACAAAATCCCCGAATCTTCCGGCAGCGGCAAGCAGCGTATCGCCGATCCACTCACCCTCTTCGAAATAATGGTGTGTATGTGAACTCAATATGACATCTATCTCAGGAAACATCATTGCGAGGGATTCATCATCATAGCGTCCGAGATGGCTCATCATGACGATGCAGTCGACCTCTGTATTGATCTCCGTGATGGCTTTCAAAATCCACTCGAAAGCCTCCGACACTTCCCAGCCCAACGCCTTGTAGAAGGGCGTAAATTCGACCGTTGCGGCGATGAAACCGAATTTGATGCCATTGATCTCCTTGATGACATACGGTTTGAAGTATGGGGAGGTGCTCCCCACCTCACGAAGGTTGGCACAGATGACATCGAAATCCGCGTCGTCGTACAGTGTCTTCAGGTCCTCCTTCTGGAGGGTGATCCCTTCGTTGTTGCCGATTGTAGCAATATCGCATCCGGCTTCGTTGAGGATCTCCACATTGCCCTTGCCGAGTGTCGCCTCGGTATAGGGATGGGAGCGGTCCGCGTGGTCTCCAAGGTCGACATACACCATATCCTGCTTGTACTGCCGTTTCTTGTTGTCGAGAAAATCCTTTATCTTCAAATAGTTGTACAGATGACTATGTATGTCATTTGTATGAAAAAGCTTCACTTCCATCCAATCACCTCTAAATGATGGTCTGTAGAATCATATATACGCCGAGCAGCAGAAGGACTGTGCGCAGCACGACAACGAGCGAATCGGAATTGAAGCGGTGGTTGGCCATTACGCCGATTTTGGCCCCGATGAATGCGGCGGGAACGATGAAGACCGCGTACCAGAAGTCCACATTACCCTGCAGTATGTGTCCGGCTGCAGCAGCCGAGCCGGAAAAGAAGACCATCATCATGCTGGTGCCGATGGCGATCGTCGCCGGCATACGGAAGACGAGCAGCATCAGCGGCGTCATCAGTGCACCACCGCCAATGCCGAAAAGCCCGGTGAAGAAGCCCACCACAAATGTCGAGATGACGGCGATATAGGCCGGAAATCCATAGTGGTGGACCTCCCCCATGTTGTCCACGTGGGGTTCCATATACCGTTCATCCTGAAAGATGGAAATGGGTTTTATCCTGTCCCTCACGATGAGCAGGGTGCTCAGGAATATGAGGAATATGCCGAAGTACAGATTGAAGCTGTCTATGGTGAAGAGACGGCTGGCATACGACCCGATGAAAGCCCCGGGCATGATGCCGAGCAGGAAGAGCCGGCCATTCTTCCAGTCCACCTGGTTGCTTCGTCCGTAGGAGATCATCGCCGACAATCCGATGACGATCAGGATGATGCTCGAAGTGCCGACTGCACTCTGCGGTGTGATGCGGTCCAGGATCCCCATGTTGATGCCGAAGAATATGAGCAGCGGAACGATGATTACCCCGCCGCCGATACCAACGAGTGCGCCAAGGGCAGAAGCGGCAAGCCCGATCAATATAAGAATGATAAATTCCATAAGCGTGGCTCCTTTGAAAGACCAGGAGATCCTGGCTGTAATTGTGCATCAGAAATCTTCTTCCCCCTTACTGCTAGAACAGCTTCAACTGTTTCGGGGAAAGCCCTTCATACCGTATATCCATCATTGACATGAAATCCTGTGCATTTCCTGCGGCATGGCCGCCGGAATTGTTGTTGAACACGATGTAGATGTCCTTCGTCTTGT from Salinicoccus sp. RF5 includes these protein-coding regions:
- a CDS encoding bifunctional UDP-sugar hydrolase/5'-nucleotidase is translated as MEVKLFHTNDIHSHLYNYLKIKDFLDNKKRQYKQDMVYVDLGDHADRSHPYTEATLGKGNVEILNEAGCDIATIGNNEGITLQKEDLKTLYDDADFDVICANLREVGSTSPYFKPYVIKEINGIKFGFIAATVEFTPFYKALGWEVSEAFEWILKAITEINTEVDCIVMMSHLGRYDDESLAMMFPEIDVILSSHTHHYFEEGEWIGDTLLAAAGRFGDFVGEVTLEFEGRTLIRKHARLYDTDLLSSSDDHYYEIGRDMMSTVVKEEAPPIERTLYSTSRFIMALARMLRLFTDSDASLLHTGLIAKSFEGGTLTEYDLHKVLPHAINTVQIELTGRELKEVFNQASKHEFKDDIIRGLGFRGDIFGCFVTDNIGYIQSEREYYINGERIDDRRHYKLGTLDMYTFGRIFPQFRYSKKVYKMPEFLREIVKMYRTEL
- a CDS encoding sulfite exporter TauE/SafE family protein; this encodes MEFIILILIGLAASALGALVGIGGGVIIVPLLIFFGINMGILDRITPQSAVGTSSIILIVIGLSAMISYGRSNQVDWKNGRLFLLGIMPGAFIGSYASRLFTIDSFNLYFGIFLIFLSTLLIVRDRIKPISIFQDERYMEPHVDNMGEVHHYGFPAYIAVISTFVVGFFTGLFGIGGGALMTPLMLLVFRMPATIAIGTSMMMVFFSGSAAAAGHILQGNVDFWYAVFIVPAAFIGAKIGVMANHRFNSDSLVVVLRTVLLLLGVYMILQTII